GTCATGCTATAGCGTGCGCTATTGATGAAGCTATTAAAGCAAAGGAAGAGGGAAAAGAAAAAGTAATTCTTTTTAATTATAGTGGGCATGGACTTATGGATTTGCTTGGTTATGAAAAATTCTTAGCCGGGAAGCTCGAACCGTATTCTTTGTCTGATAAAGAGCTTGAAAAATCAATTGATCAAATTAAGGATTTGCCAAAAGCTGAAGAAAGAAAAACCGGAAAGTGGTAGGAAATAAAAAAATAGATGTTATGTTTTATGAAGCTTTTGAGGAGGAGCAAAAGCTATTAAAAGAATTGTGCCCAGCACAAATAAATTCACAATTTACGTCTCAAACAATTCAAGAAAAAAAAGACGAAGAACCACAGAGCACCTTCATTAGCATTCGGACACAATCGAAAATTCCCGATAATTGGGCGCAAAACCTAGAAGGCATTTTAACGAGAAGCACGGGATATGACCATATTTTAGATTATGTTAATTGGACAGAAACATCTGCGCAAACAGGATATCTTCCTTGTTATTGTGCTCGCGCTGTTGGCGAACAGGCGCTGTTACTTGTGATGAGTCTTTTAAGAAAATTAAAAAAACAGATCAATAGTTTTGAAATATTTAATCGAGATGGATTGACGGGTCAAGAATGTCAGAATAAAAATATTTTAGTTGTTGGCGTCGGGAGCATTGGATTAGAAATTGTTGATATTGCAAAAGGGTTGCGCATGAATGTAGCTGGTGTTGATATTAAAAAAAAGGTCAAAGATTTTAAATATATAAGCTTAGCGTCTGGACTCGCCTGGGCTGACATTGTTGTTTGTGCTCTTTCTTTGACCAAAGAAACAACCCGGATGTTAGGATATGAGGCGTTAAAGAATGTAAAAAAAGGAGCTATTTTTGTTAATATCGCTCGAGGAGAAATTTCTCCGCTCAAAGATTTAAAACAACTTTTAGATGAAGGTGTTTTGGCTGGTGTTGGATTAGATGTGTTTGAAGATGAAAAAAATATTGCTCATTTCTTAAGAAATTCTAAAAAGAAACCAGAAGATGAAATTGTTAAGATTATAGAAGAATTTCAAAAAAGAGATGACGTTGTTCTAACACCACACAATGCGTTTAATACCAAGGAAGCCTTGAAAAGAAAAGCTGAGCAAACAATGGAATCTGTTGCTTTATTCTTAAAAGAAAAAAGATTTCCTTGTTCGGTGCCATTAATAGAGAGGAATTAAAGAAGAAATGCTTAAAATTTATGGAGGAGACCTGTCTTCTTTTTGCAATAAAGTTCGGCTTGCTGCTAACGCGATGGGCATTGAATATGAATATATAAAAATTAATTTTAAAGATAAGCAGCACAAAACTCCTGAATTTTTGAAGATGCACCCTGCCGG
Above is a window of Candidatus Omnitrophota bacterium DNA encoding:
- a CDS encoding NAD(P)-dependent oxidoreductase: MVGNKKIDVMFYEAFEEEQKLLKELCPAQINSQFTSQTIQEKKDEEPQSTFISIRTQSKIPDNWAQNLEGILTRSTGYDHILDYVNWTETSAQTGYLPCYCARAVGEQALLLVMSLLRKLKKQINSFEIFNRDGLTGQECQNKNILVVGVGSIGLEIVDIAKGLRMNVAGVDIKKKVKDFKYISLASGLAWADIVVCALSLTKETTRMLGYEALKNVKKGAIFVNIARGEISPLKDLKQLLDEGVLAGVGLDVFEDEKNIAHFLRNSKKKPEDEIVKIIEEFQKRDDVVLTPHNAFNTKEALKRKAEQTMESVALFLKEKRFPCSVPLIERN